The proteins below come from a single Ruficoccus amylovorans genomic window:
- a CDS encoding histone deacetylase family protein: MARTALFQHPDFVHHETGPDHPECLERYRAIIDALENSSLQSELQWHLAEPATLEQLEANHDRDYIRHVEEACLAGTGQFDKGETRVSHESFQVARLAAGAAVGAVDAVLAGACDNAFCALRPPGHHAERAKAMGFCLFNNVAIAARHARKAHGLDRVFILDWDIHHGNGTQHSFYDDGQVFFCSLHQYPFYPGTGNADEQGIGAGKGTTLNLPLPPRTKGDTYQNLLAGPVADAVAGFRPDLLLVSAGFDAHRDDPMAHMDLTEEDFGAMTRTARALADEHCGGRLVSVLEGGYEHKALAASVKAHLRSLLAVE, encoded by the coding sequence ATGGCGAGGACAGCGCTTTTTCAGCACCCGGATTTCGTGCACCACGAGACGGGGCCCGATCACCCGGAATGCCTGGAGCGCTACCGGGCGATTATTGATGCGCTGGAAAACTCCTCACTCCAGTCGGAACTGCAATGGCATTTGGCCGAACCAGCGACGCTGGAGCAACTGGAAGCGAACCACGACCGCGACTATATCCGGCATGTCGAGGAGGCTTGTCTCGCGGGCACGGGGCAGTTCGACAAAGGGGAAACGCGCGTATCTCACGAGTCCTTTCAGGTGGCGCGACTGGCGGCAGGGGCGGCGGTCGGCGCGGTTGACGCGGTGCTGGCCGGGGCGTGCGACAACGCTTTTTGCGCGCTGCGGCCACCCGGACACCACGCCGAGCGGGCCAAGGCGATGGGCTTTTGCCTGTTTAACAATGTCGCTATCGCCGCCCGGCACGCGCGCAAGGCGCACGGGCTGGACCGGGTATTTATCCTCGACTGGGATATCCATCACGGCAATGGCACGCAGCACAGCTTTTACGATGACGGGCAGGTGTTTTTTTGCAGCCTGCACCAGTACCCGTTTTATCCGGGCACGGGCAACGCGGATGAGCAAGGCATCGGTGCGGGTAAAGGCACGACGCTAAACCTGCCCCTGCCGCCCCGGACCAAGGGGGATACCTATCAAAACCTGCTGGCTGGTCCTGTGGCTGACGCGGTGGCGGGCTTCCGTCCGGACCTGTTGCTGGTGTCGGCGGGCTTCGATGCGCACCGTGACGATCCGATGGCGCACATGGACCTGACCGAAGAGGACTTCGGGGCGATGACGCGGACGGCGCGCGCGCTGGCAGATGAACACTGCGGCGGGCGGCTGGTCAGTGTATTGGAAGGCGGATACGAACACAAAGCCCTGGCCGCTTCGGTCAAGGCCCACCTGCGGTCCTTACTGGCTGTGGAGTAA
- a CDS encoding hydantoinase B/oxoprolinase family protein — protein MWQIGADTGGTFTDLIGLDPAGKPCRAKVLSSGCLRARVVRTQGRQLVLEGLPGLVDGVLAGFRLRRAGERDEGVVVVSHDNEGVRLEVAPEGLEAGMLVELFTGEEAPVVGARVMTGTPGARPLPPIALRLGTTRGTNALLERRGARTLFVVTEGFADLLAIGDQRRPDLFALNIVRPRPLYDHVIEVKERLRADGSVLLALEGGDQLRQRLRRARKDGCEAAAVALLHSYQNPGHEETLGRMLREEGFGTVSLSSELAPFIKLVPRAQTAVTDAYLGPVMEAYLDRVEEAVPAGRLHVMTSAGGLVGRGQFRPKDSLLSGPAGGVVGAASIGRRAGFSKIIAFDMGGTSTDVSRFDGEFSYRDVQRVGDSQIVAPALSIETVAAGGGSICGYDGRSLFVGPQSAGASPGPACYGAGGPLTLTDVNLLAGRLDPEHFGIPVNPEAAETRLAEIIAATGSERETLLRGFLDIANERMADAIRAISVREGYDPAQYALVAFGGAGGLHACPVAENLGIRTVLFPRDAGLLSAYGLRNARMERICERQVLRELEDAEGELAALFEELATEGFSLLEAEGLRAAQCEVRQRVALLRLSGQESPLEVEWESGVSLADAFARRYRQVFGYWESGGSVEVVKLRVVVAATGPRAEEEGFAAAEVQAAEKPRVLADETATLVVDPGWALSRGSAGTFRLDRVGGREGGMYSKTDTGEIDELVGRELFTNRFRRVVEEMGMQLQRTAVSTNVKERLDYSCALLDARGELIANAPHIPVHLGALGLCVRRVAQVLDFRPGDVVVTNHPGFGGSHLPDVTVITPVHDEGGSLIGYVASRAHHAEIGGKRPGSMPVDATTLAEEGVVIAPRHLIRAGDSRFAELEQLLGDGAWPSRNVLQNLADIRAQVAANHRGAQTLLTLAREFGTGAVAAQMEGLKAFSESTLSRVLRDRVFRPLSARQGLDDGAVITVRISAESNGRICIDFSDTSDVHPGNLNATPAIVNSALIYVLRLLVREDIPLNDGLLAGLDIRLPKGMLNPVFDDDPARAPAVMGGNVEVSQRLVDTLLLALGEVACSQGTMNNLVFGDESRSYYETIGGGAGAGNGFAGASGVHVHMTNTAITDPELFEWRYPVRLWRFGLRAGSGGAGQWPGGDGLVREIEFLEPLSVSLLTQRRTSGPEGLAGGNPGEPGRQTLVSPDGDARVLAPSDQFDAAPGQRLRIETPGGGGFGAAGTVTDG, from the coding sequence ATGTGGCAGATCGGCGCAGACACAGGCGGGACGTTCACGGACCTGATCGGGCTCGACCCGGCGGGCAAACCCTGCCGCGCAAAGGTACTCTCGAGCGGTTGCCTGCGGGCGCGAGTTGTGAGAACGCAGGGGAGACAACTCGTGCTGGAGGGACTTCCCGGTCTGGTAGACGGCGTGCTGGCGGGGTTTCGCCTGCGGCGTGCCGGAGAGAGGGACGAAGGCGTTGTAGTTGTTTCCCATGACAATGAAGGCGTGCGTCTGGAGGTGGCGCCGGAGGGGCTTGAGGCCGGAATGCTGGTCGAGCTGTTTACCGGCGAGGAAGCACCCGTGGTGGGTGCCCGCGTCATGACGGGCACACCGGGGGCGAGGCCGCTTCCCCCGATCGCTCTGCGGCTGGGAACCACGCGCGGGACAAACGCCCTGCTGGAGCGGCGCGGGGCGCGCACGCTTTTTGTCGTGACGGAGGGCTTTGCCGACCTGCTGGCCATCGGCGATCAGCGCCGCCCGGACCTTTTCGCGTTGAACATCGTGCGCCCGCGCCCGCTTTACGATCATGTGATCGAGGTCAAGGAACGCCTTCGCGCGGACGGTTCCGTGCTGCTGGCGCTCGAAGGCGGCGACCAGCTCCGGCAACGCCTCCGTCGCGCGCGAAAGGACGGCTGTGAAGCGGCGGCGGTTGCGCTGCTGCACAGTTACCAAAATCCGGGGCACGAGGAGACGCTCGGACGGATGTTGCGGGAGGAAGGTTTTGGCACGGTGTCGCTCTCGTCGGAGCTGGCCCCGTTTATCAAGCTTGTTCCCCGGGCGCAGACCGCGGTGACAGACGCCTATCTGGGGCCGGTCATGGAGGCATACCTGGACCGTGTCGAGGAGGCAGTCCCCGCTGGCCGCCTGCACGTCATGACCAGCGCGGGCGGTCTGGTTGGACGCGGGCAGTTCCGCCCGAAGGACAGCCTGCTGAGCGGCCCTGCCGGGGGCGTGGTCGGGGCAGCCTCCATTGGCCGCCGGGCGGGTTTTTCCAAAATCATCGCCTTTGACATGGGCGGGACGAGCACGGATGTTTCGCGCTTTGATGGCGAGTTTTCCTACCGCGATGTGCAGCGCGTGGGGGACTCGCAGATCGTGGCTCCCGCGCTGAGCATCGAGACCGTGGCCGCCGGAGGCGGGTCCATCTGCGGGTACGATGGGAGGTCGCTTTTTGTCGGTCCGCAGAGCGCTGGGGCTTCGCCCGGGCCGGCCTGCTACGGGGCGGGCGGCCCGTTAACCCTGACCGATGTCAACCTGCTGGCCGGTCGGCTCGATCCGGAGCACTTCGGCATCCCGGTTAACCCGGAGGCTGCCGAAACGCGTCTGGCCGAAATCATCGCGGCCACCGGCAGCGAACGCGAAACTCTACTGCGGGGCTTTCTCGACATCGCCAACGAGCGCATGGCGGACGCGATCCGGGCGATCTCCGTGCGCGAGGGGTACGACCCGGCGCAGTACGCGCTGGTGGCCTTCGGCGGGGCGGGTGGGCTGCACGCCTGCCCGGTGGCGGAAAATCTCGGCATCCGCACCGTACTCTTTCCCCGCGACGCGGGCCTGCTCAGCGCCTACGGCCTGCGTAACGCCCGCATGGAGCGCATCTGCGAGCGGCAGGTCTTGCGCGAACTGGAGGATGCGGAAGGTGAACTGGCCGCGCTTTTCGAGGAGCTGGCGACGGAGGGTTTTTCCCTGCTTGAAGCCGAGGGGCTTCGCGCCGCGCAGTGCGAAGTGCGGCAACGCGTGGCCCTGCTGAGGCTGTCGGGGCAGGAGTCTCCGCTGGAGGTGGAGTGGGAGTCGGGGGTGTCGCTGGCGGACGCTTTTGCCCGGCGCTACCGGCAGGTGTTCGGCTACTGGGAGTCCGGCGGGAGCGTCGAGGTGGTCAAGCTCCGCGTGGTTGTCGCGGCGACAGGCCCTAGGGCCGAGGAAGAGGGGTTCGCCGCTGCGGAGGTACAGGCAGCGGAAAAGCCTCGCGTGCTGGCGGACGAAACGGCGACGCTCGTGGTGGACCCGGGCTGGGCGTTGAGCCGCGGGAGCGCGGGCACCTTTCGTCTCGACAGAGTCGGGGGCCGAGAGGGCGGTATGTATTCGAAAACGGATACGGGAGAGATCGATGAACTGGTGGGACGGGAACTTTTTACCAACCGTTTCCGCCGCGTCGTCGAGGAGATGGGCATGCAGCTCCAGCGCACGGCGGTTTCCACCAATGTCAAGGAGCGGCTCGACTACTCCTGCGCTCTGCTCGACGCCCGTGGAGAACTGATCGCTAACGCCCCGCACATCCCGGTCCACCTCGGGGCGCTGGGGCTGTGCGTGCGGCGGGTGGCGCAGGTGCTCGATTTCCGGCCCGGTGATGTGGTGGTGACCAATCACCCCGGCTTCGGCGGTTCGCACCTGCCGGATGTTACGGTGATTACGCCGGTGCATGACGAAGGCGGCAGTCTGATCGGCTATGTGGCCAGCCGTGCCCATCACGCCGAAATCGGCGGCAAGCGCCCCGGCTCGATGCCGGTCGATGCCACTACGCTGGCAGAGGAAGGTGTGGTGATCGCGCCCAGACACCTGATAAGGGCGGGCGATTCGCGTTTTGCCGAACTGGAGCAGCTATTGGGAGACGGCGCATGGCCAAGCCGGAATGTTTTACAAAATCTCGCGGACATTCGCGCCCAGGTGGCGGCGAACCACCGGGGGGCGCAGACCCTGCTGACGCTGGCCCGGGAATTCGGGACCGGGGCGGTGGCGGCGCAGATGGAGGGCCTGAAGGCGTTTTCCGAATCGACCTTGAGCCGGGTGTTGCGCGACCGTGTTTTCCGCCCCTTATCGGCCCGGCAGGGCCTGGACGACGGGGCGGTGATTACTGTTCGTATTTCGGCGGAAAGCAACGGGCGGATATGTATTGATTTTTCTGATACATCGGATGTTCATCCCGGAAATCTCAACGCCACTCCCGCCATCGTGAACAGCGCCCTGATCTATGTCCTGAGACTGCTGGTGCGGGAGGACATCCCGCTGAACGACGGCCTGCTGGCGGGGTTGGATATCCGGCTGCCGAAGGGGATGCTCAACCCGGTCTTTGATGACGACCCTGCGCGTGCCCCGGCGGTCATGGGCGGAAATGTCGAGGTGAGCCAGCGGTTGGTCGATACGCTGCTGCTCGCGCTCGGGGAGGTCGCATGCAGCCAGGGCACGATGAACAACCTGGTCTTCGGTGACGAGAGCCGCAGCTACTACGAGACCATCGGTGGGGGCGCGGGGGCCGGAAACGGCTTTGCAGGTGCGAGCGGGGTGCACGTTCACATGACAAACACAGCCATCACCGACCCCGAGCTTTTCGAGTGGCGCTACCCGGTGCGCCTCTGGCGCTTCGGCTTGCGGGCAGGCTCCGGTGGGGCGGGGCAGTGGCCGGGTGGAGACGGGCTGGTGCGCGAGATCGAGTTTCTGGAGCCGCTTTCGGTCTCACTGCTTACCCAGCGGCGAACCAGTGGCCCCGAAGGGCTGGCGGGCGGAAACCCCGGCGAACCGGGGAGGCAGACGCTGGTTTCGCCGGACGGCGACGCGCGTGTACTCGCGCCGAGCGACCAGTTTGACGCGGCCCCCGGCCAGCGTTTGCGGATCGAAACGCCGGGCGGAGGTGGCTTTGGCGCAGCCGGAACCGTTACTGACGGTTAA
- a CDS encoding sugar phosphate isomerase/epimerase family protein has translation MPFIPGLVSVSFRQLAPVEVLELAAKAGLQAIEWGGDIHSPHGDIARAREVALQTTEAGLRTACYGSYYRLGVSEKEGLSFDRVLETAVALGAPSIRVWAGNTASEETFEDQRKAVTADALRCAEAAAAANVKVALEYHANTLTDCDASATRLLAEAAHPNLYTLWQPINGETRENNETALRHVLPRLLNLHVFQWTKPADKIIRHPLAEGRENWVSYLNLARSEDKERYCLLEFVLGDDPQQLLTDAATLREWLTAN, from the coding sequence ATGCCATTTATCCCTGGACTCGTTTCCGTCAGTTTCCGCCAACTCGCACCGGTCGAGGTGCTCGAGCTTGCCGCCAAGGCTGGCCTGCAGGCTATCGAATGGGGAGGCGACATCCACTCCCCCCACGGCGACATCGCACGCGCCCGCGAAGTCGCCCTCCAGACCACCGAGGCCGGGCTGCGCACCGCCTGTTACGGCTCCTACTACCGGCTCGGCGTCTCGGAAAAAGAGGGCCTGAGCTTCGACCGCGTTCTGGAGACCGCCGTCGCCCTCGGGGCGCCCTCCATTCGCGTCTGGGCCGGGAATACCGCGTCCGAGGAAACCTTCGAGGACCAGCGCAAGGCCGTCACCGCCGACGCCCTCCGCTGCGCCGAAGCCGCCGCCGCCGCCAATGTCAAAGTCGCGCTCGAATACCACGCCAACACGCTGACCGATTGCGATGCCTCCGCCACTCGTCTGCTGGCCGAAGCCGCCCACCCCAACCTTTACACACTCTGGCAGCCCATTAACGGCGAGACCCGCGAGAACAACGAAACCGCCCTGCGCCACGTACTTCCGCGCCTGCTCAACCTCCACGTTTTCCAATGGACAAAACCGGCGGATAAAATCATCCGCCACCCGCTGGCCGAAGGGCGCGAGAACTGGGTTTCTTATCTCAACCTCGCCCGCAGCGAAGACAAGGAGCGCTACTGCCTGCTGGAGTTCGTCCTCGGCGACGACCCCCAGCAACTCCTGACCGATGCCGCCACCCTCCGGGAATGGCTGACCGCGAATTAA